The genomic stretch AGGCCATCCGCCGACCGCGGCTCCGCCTGTGCTGATCACGCAGTTCCCCGCGCCCCTGGGGGAGCCGCAGCCGCACCTCACAGCGAGCAGCGCCCCACCCTCGTCCAGCAGCAGTCCCGCGCGCCCGGATTATGCCGCGGCCACTTCAACACGCCCCGTACCTCGCCGAAACTAGCCCCTTTCCGATCAACAACCGATCAGGCTAGGGCACTTGATAGGCCGTCAACCGGTAACAGAAGCGACGCAATCGATGATTTGAGCAACTCGGTGTAGCAGTGCCTGCACGAAGCGTTATTCTCCTCAGACGCAAACCGGTACCTCTCCGTCGCTACGACGGGTGAACGGTCCCGCACTGCACGTGATGGAAGCTCTGCCTCTGGGAGTCCCGTGTACCCACACGTCGGGGTTGACGCCTCGGGCCTGGCTACGCTGCGCGCAACAGTCGCGACGGTCAAAGAGACGCTGCGCGGCCTCGTCCCCACCGCGTACGCCGTCCCCGCCTTCGCCGCCGCCACGCCCACCGGCCCGTGCTACGCGCTGGCCGACGGCAGTGCCGCCGTCGGCAGACGAGGGCGCTCCGCCGGCGCGGGCGCAGCCACCACCGCCCGCCGCCCGGCCGCCGACAGCGACAGCGCCCGGATGATGGACCTGGTCGAACGCGCTCAGGCGGGCGAGGCCGAGGCCTTCGGCCGACTGTACGACCAGTACAGCGACACGGTGTATCGGTATATCTACTACCGCGTCGGCGGCCGGGCCACGGCCGAGGACCTCACCAGCGAGACCTTTCTGCGGGCGCTCAGAAGGATCGGCACCTTCACCTGGCAGGGCCGCGACTTCGGCGCCTGGCTGGTGACGATCGCCCGGAACCTCGTCGCAGACCACTTCAAGTCCAGTCGCTTCCGGCTGGAGGTCACCACCGGCGAGATGCTCGATGCCAACGAGGTCGAGCGCTCCCCGGAGGACTCCGTCCTCGAGTCGCTCTCCAACGCCGCGCTCCTCGACGCCGTACGCCGCCTCAACCCGCAGCAGCAGGAGTGTGTGACGCTCCGCTTTCTGCAGGGCCTCTCGGTCGCCGAGACCGCCCGCGTCATGGGCAAGAACGAGGGTGCCATCAAGACCCTCCAGTACCGCGCCGTTCGCACCCTGGCCCGGCTTCTGCCGGACGACGCGCGCTGAGCCACAGCCCGCGCCCCACCACACACGGCGACGCTCAACTCACGTTCCGTGATGGCTCGTTGCCTTTCCGATCCGGTCATCCGCCGTCCGTAACCCAAGTGCCGCGCCAGTCGTTGTGCGGGATACAGGCTCCCTGTGGTCACGTCTGGCCGACCCTGATCACTCGATCGTGTGGAAGTGGTCGCGGGCGTGCAACCCTCAGGACCCCCTGGGGAGTCGACCGTGATGACGAGAGGAGGTGCCGCCAGTGATCGCGAACGTATCGGCACACCGGCGGGCGAACGCCTTCGCCCAGGCCCTGGATGAGCTGTCCGACCGGGACACGGCGGCCGAGCAGTCCGTAAGCCCGGCGGGTTGCCCGCCGACCGCCGAGGAACAGACCGAGCGGGGCGAACTCCTCGCCCTCGCCGGGGACCTCGGTGCGCTGCCAAGCCGCAGCTCGACCCCGAGGTCAAGGTCGTGCAGCGCGCCCAACTGGTGGCCGCGATGGAGGCCATGCTCCAGGAGGGCACCGGGGCGGCGGACGTATCGGTACCCAGACAGAAGGGCGCGCACCGGGCGAGCCCGCTGGCCAAACTCCGCCCGCGCTCCCGGCTGACCAAGGGCCTCGCCGCGGGCGGGCTCAGCGTCGGCGTGGCCGCCGGAGCCTTCGGCGGGGTCGCCGCCGCCAGCTCCGACGCCCTGCCCGGCGACTCGCTGTACGGCCTCAAACGCGGCATCGAGGACTTCAAGCTCAACTACCTGACCGACGGCGACGACGCACGCGGCCAGACCTATCTGGACCAGGCTTCGACCCGGCTCAGCGAGGCCCGTCGGCTGATGGAACGCGGCCGCAGCGGCCACCTGGACCACGAGTCCATCGGCGAGATCCGCCGCACGCTCTCCGGCATGCAGCGCGACGTCACCGAGGGCCACCGCCTGCTCCACGAGGCCTATGAGGCCGACCCCGGCTCGCTCGGCCCGATCCAGGCCCTGTCCACCTTCTCCCGCGCCCACCGCGAAGCCTGGAGCGTGCTCAGCGGCAAGCTGCCCGTGCAGCTCGGCGACGTCAAACAGCAGGTGTCGTCGGTGTTCGACGCCATAGACCAAGAGGTCGCCCCGCTGCAGTCGCTGCTCCCGCAGTCGCCCGCCCAGGGCGGCGACGGCAAGCACCAGGGCTCCGGCTCGGCGAGCAACGGCACCTCTGGCGGCCACCGGTCGACCCCGCCCAGCGCCTCCGGCCACAACCCGTCCTCCGGCAAGCACCCGAGCACCGGCGACCCGAGCGGCACGGCGGGCGGCAGCGGCGGCGTGGGCCTCATCGGCGGCGACACGGGCGGCCTGCTCGAACCACCGAAGACCGGCCCCGGCAGCGGCACCCCGTCCACCACCAAGCCCCCGTCCACCACCCCGGACGTCACCATCCCACCCCTCCTCCCGGGCCTGCTGCCAGGCCTCGGCATCGAGGGCGAGGACACACACTGACACCGATACGGCTATGACGGTGGGGGGCACCCTTCCCGAGCGGGGTGCCCCCCACCGTCAGAAGAACACCGACCGCCGCTGCACCAACAGCTTGTACAGCGTGTGCTGGATCTGCTCCCGTACCTGATCGGTCAGGTTGAACATCAGCATCGGATCCTCGGCGGCCTCCGCCGGATACCCGTCCGTCGGAATCGGCTCACCGAACTGAATCGTCCACTTGGTCGGCAGCGGAACCGCACCGAGCGGCCCCAGCCACGGGAACGTGGGCGTCAACGGGAAGTACGGAAAGCCCAGCAGCCGCGCCAGCGTCTTCGCGTTGCCGAGCATCGGATAGATCTCCTCCGCCCCGACGATCGAGCACGGAATGATCGGCGCCCCCTGCCGCAGGGCCGTGGAGACGAAGCCGCCCCGGCCGAACCGCTGCAGCTTGTACCGCTCGCTGAAAGGTTTCCCGATGCCCTTGAAGCCCTCCGGCATCACCCCGACCAGCTCACCCTGACCCAGCAGCCGCTCCGCGTCCTCCGCGCACGCCAGGGTGTGCCCCAGCTTGCGGGCCAGCTCGTTGACCACCGGCAGCACGAAGACCAAGTCGGCCGCGAGCAGCCTCAGATGCCGGTCGGCCGGATGGTGGTCGTGCACCGCCACCTGCATCATCAGCCCGTCCAGCGGCAGCGTCCCCGAGTGGTTGGCGACGATCAGCGCCCCGCCCTCGGCCGGGATGTTCTCGATGCCCTTCACCTCGACCCGGAAGTACTTCTCGTACACCGGCCGCAGCAGCGACATCAGGACCTGGTCGGTCAGCTCCTCGTCGAAACCGAAGTCGTCGACGTCGTAGTCCCCGGTCAGCCGGCGCCGCAGAAAGGCCAGCCCGGCCGCCACGCGCTTCTCCAGGCCCCCGCCGGGCCCGTCGGCACCCGACCGCTCCAGTGGCTCCTCCTCACGGCTCACAGGCCCATCTTCCTGCGCCCGGACCCGGCCCGGCAGCGGCTGGACCTCACCCAGCTCCCCGGCCTCGCCGAGGGAGCCGCGCCGGCTGCCCGTGCTCCGGCGCCGCGCCGGGCGCTGAGCTGCGCCCCCGCGGGACCGGTCGTCGTCGAACGGAATGACCTTGGCGTCCGCCATCGTGTGCCGCTCTCCTCAGTTGGCGCTGTGCGTCGTGGTCCGGCCGCCGCCCCCCGCGGCCAGCGCGGCGATCCGGTCGACGGCCCCCGCGAGGGCCTCCGGCGGCACCAGCCCGGGACCCTGGCCCCGGGCGAAGTCCGCGAACGTCTCCGCCGTCGTGTACCTGGGCGTGAAGCCCAGCGTCTCGCGCATCTGGACCGTGTCCACCACACGCCCGTGCGTGAGCAGCCGGATCTGCTCCGGCGAGAAGTCCGTCATTCCGAGCGTACGCACCAGCGAACCCGCCCAGGTGACGGCGGGCAGCAGCAGCGGCACGGTCGGCCGCCCGAGCCGCCGGGAGCACTGCGAGAGCAGCAGCACACCGTCCCCGGCGATATTGAACGTGCCGCTGTTGAGGGTGCCCCGGCGCGGCTCGTGCGAGGCGATCCTGAGCACCTCGACGACGTCGTCCTCGTGCACGAACTGCAGCCGCGGGTCGTAGCCGAACACGGTCGGCAGCACCGGCAGCGCGAAGTACGAGGCGAGCGGGGTGTCCGCGGCCGGCCCGAGGATGTTGGCGAACCGCAGCACGCACACCGCGACGTCCGGCCGCCGCCGGGCGAACCCGCGCACATACCCCTCGACCTCGACGGTGTCCTTCGCGAAGCCGCCGCTCGGCAGTGACTTGGGCGGGGTCGTCTCGGTGAAAACGGCCGGATCGCGCGGTGCGGAGCCGTAGACGTTCGTACTGGACTTCACCACCAGCCGCCGCACGGTCGGCGACTTCTGGCAGGCGCCGAGCAGCTGCATGGTGCCGATGACGTTGGTCTCCTTGACCGTGGCCCGGCTGCCGCTGCCCAGCGCCGTGCCCGTCACATCCATGTGGACGACCGTGTCGGCGCCCGTCTCGGCGAGCACCCGGGCGATCGTCGGCAGCCGGATGTCGGCCTGGATGAAGTCCGCCCCGCCCAGATGGTGCGCCGGTGGCACCGCGTCCACGGCGATCACCCGGTCGACCTCAGGATCCCGCTGGATCCGCCGCACGAACCGGCCGCCCAGTTGCCGGGCCACTCCGGTGACGAGCACGACCTTCCCCAAGATCAGCGCCTTCTTTCTACGACCGCCGTGTGTGCGGCCAACTTAGCGGGTTGATGTTGCGCTGTGATGACCACCCGATGCACGAAGTGACGGAAATTCACTGATCGGAATATGCCGGGTACGACCGTGCGAGTACCCGGATATGCCTGTGGCCCCCCACCAGTACCGATGGGAGGCCACAGACAGCGCCGACACGCTCTCGCGCGCCGCTTACTTCTTGTTGCGACGCTGAACGCGCGTGCGCTTGAGCAGCTTGCGGTGCTTCTTCTTGGCCATCCGCTTGCGCCGCTTCTTGATAACAGAGCCCACGACTACCCTCGCTCACTTCTCATCACTCGGTTGTTTGGGCGCCATGGGCCCACACGACCTACGAGGGGCTAGCCTACCCAACCGAGCGCCCAGGTCGTAATCGAGGGGGTACCCCGGGGTAACCCGAGGGTCGCCGTCAGGCAGTCTCCACCCCCACATAGCTGTCACGGAGGTACTCGTGTACCGCTTGTTCCGGGACGCGGAAGGACCGCCCCACCCGGATCGCGGGCAGATGACCGCTGTGCACCAGGCGGTACACGGTCATCTTCGACACTCGCATCACCGAGGCGACTTCCGCCACGGTAAGGAACTGAACCTCGTTCAGAGGCCTCTCGCCAGCTGCAGCCATGACACACCTGAACCTTCCGCACTCGACGGCCACCGGCTTCCCCTTCCGGTGACTCTTCGTCGTTGCGTGCTCACTCCCCAATGTAGGGGCGGGTGATGCAAGTGGGGAAGAGGTGCACCCATCGCAGGCCTACTGTGACAGACATGCTCGTTTGAGTACGTAGCGGGTAAGCGGCCGGTAGTGAGCAGACCGCACTGCGTCATCAACCGGAACGGCGACGGACACGCGCCCCTCCGCCTCCCCCACGAACAGCGCCGGATCATCGGTGTCGGCCAGACCGATGGCCTCGAACCCCAGCTGACCAGCACCGCAGACCCAGCCGTGGTCCCCCACGACCAGCTCGGGCAACGGCCCGCCGCCCTCCGCCGCGGCCTCCAGCACGACCCGAACCGGCAGCGGCGAATGACAGTGCACGCCCGGCTCACAACCGGGGCGCCCACCGTCGGTTTCCCGCACCAACCCGACTCCTCGTGCGTAGTCCACCGCACACGTACGTAGACCGAACCGGGTCAATATGTCGACACAGCGACCCTGCGCCGGAGTGAGCACGTCACATCCCGCCGCCGAGAGCGCGTCCGCGAGTCCGGCGTAGAACCCGAGCAGCCGCTGCGGATGCCCGGTCCCGAACAGCACCGGCGCGCCCCGCCTGGCCGCCTCCCGGATCCGACCCGCGAACGCGTCCAGCGCGGCCAGCGTCCGCTCCGGATCGATCACATCCGGTCCCGAAGTGTGCCCGGGATCGGCCGAAACCCCGCACTTCTCCGCCATGAGCCGCAGTAAATCCGGCTGCCCCCAGGCCCCTTCAGGATCGATCCCGATCAACACCCGGGGATCCCGGGCGGCGAAGAGCCGATAACTCCGCAGACTGTCCTCCCGAGAGGTCCCCACCTCCCCGGCAAGCCGAACAGCCAGCAGATGCGCGCGTAGAGCTCCGCTGGTCGACACGGATGCGATGGTGACGCATCGGGGAGGAGGTGCGGGACGAAACCGGGGGAATTGCGCACAGTTGGCGTAATGGGCGCCGTCGGCTTCGCAGTGCCGCTGCGGGCGGTCGTGCCGCTGGGGCGGCGCGGGCAAGCGCCGCCACCCGCCCAGCACCAGCCGCGCCGCGCTACGGCAGAAGCCCTCGCAGCGGAAACACGGCCCGCCGAGTGGCCAGCACAGCCTGATCCAGCCGATCCGCAGGGTCGTAACCCGCATCCCACGACGCCCAACTCACCGGCCACCGCCCATCAGTCATCCGCTGCGGCCCCAACTGCCGAGTCCGGGCGAACACCTCCTGACGCCACCCCTCAGGAATCACCGTCTCCGGCGCCACCGGCCGCCCCGCCGCGATCCCCACCAGATGCGTCCACGACCGGGGCACGACATCCACGACCGCGTACCCCCCACCCCCCAACGCGACCCACTTCCCCCCGGCGTACTCGTGCGCCAGCTCATGACACGCCACCTGCACGGCCCGCTGCGCGTCCAGCGAAACGGCAAGATGCGCCAGCGGATCCTCGAAGTGCGTGTCAGCCCCGTGCTGCGACACCAGCACCTGCGGCCGGAACTCCGCGAGCAGCTCCGGCACCACCGAGTGAAACGCCCGTACCCACCCCGGGTCCCCGGTCCCCGCCGGCAACGCCACATTCACGGCGGACCCCTCCCCGGCCCCGGCACCGACCTCCTCCGGCCACCCGGTCTGCGGGAACAACGTACGGGGATGCTCGTGCAGCGAGATCGTCAGAACCCGCGGATCCTCCCAGAACGCCGCCTGCACCCCGTCCCCGTGATGCACGTCGACATCCACATAGGCGACCCGCTCGGCTCCCAGCTCCAGCAGCCGGGCGATGGCCAGCGAGGCGTCGTTGTAGATGCAGAACCCCGACGCACCCCCCGGCATCGCATGATGCAGCCCGCCCGCGAAGTTCACGGCGTGCTCGGCATCCCCCCGCCACACCGCCTCCGCCGCCCCCACGGACTGCCCGGCGATCAACGCGGACACCTCGTGCATCCCGGCGAACGCGGGATCATCGACCGTACCGAGCCCGTACTCCCCCCGCGCCCCTGCCGGATCGGCCGACGCGGCCTTCACCGCATCGATGTAGTCCTCCCGGTGGACCAGCCGCAGCGTCGACTCACCGGCCGGCTTGGCCGCGACGACCGCCACCTCCCGGTCGAGCCCGAGGGCACCCACCAGTTTCCGGGTCAGCGCCAGCCGGACCGGATCCATCGGATGGTCCGGGCCGAAGTCATAGCCCGTTACTGCCTCGTCCCACATCAGCTGTGCGCGGCCGCTCATGCCCGCCACCGTATCGGTCCGGTTGAGCGGCGAACGACCTGGCGTACACCAACGTCACCAGCACCAACACCATCGGCACAAGCATCGCCCCCCGATAGCTCCACGCCTCCCCCAGAGCCCCCACCAACGGCGAACCGACCAGAAAACCCACGTAATTGAAAATATTGAGCCGCGCGATGGCCGCGTCCGAAGCCCCCGGACCGTGATTTTCAAAAGCGTGTCGCCCCGCCGCCGCGAACGTCTGCGGCACCAGCACACACAACCCCAGCCCCAGCAGAGTGAACCCGATCATCCCGACCCACGCCCCGGGTGCCGAGGCCACCACCGCGAACCCGCCGGCCGCCACCAGCGTCCCGAGCCGTACGACCGCCACCGCCCCGAACCGCCGCACCCCGAAGTCCCCGATGGCCCGCCCCAGCAGCGTGGTCACCATGTACACGTTGTACGGCACGGTCGCCAGCTGCTCCGAGCTGCCCAGCACGTCCTTCAGATACTTCGCGCTCCAGTTGGAGACCGTCGAGTCCCCGATATAGGCGAAGGTCATCACCAGACAGAGCGGCAGCAGCAGCTTGAAGACAACACCTGTGCCCTGACCCCGCTCCTCCCCCAAGGGCGCCGGATCGCCGTCGACGTACCACCGGCTCCCCACCAGCGTCGCCGGCAGCAGCACGACCACCACCGGCAGATACGACACCCACAGCGCGAGATGCCAGTGCGCCCCGACCCACGCCAGCGAGGCGCCCAGAATCCCGCCCAG from Streptomyces roseochromogenus subsp. oscitans DS 12.976 encodes the following:
- a CDS encoding NAD-dependent epimerase/dehydratase family protein: MGKVVLVTGVARQLGGRFVRRIQRDPEVDRVIAVDAVPPAHHLGGADFIQADIRLPTIARVLAETGADTVVHMDVTGTALGSGSRATVKETNVIGTMQLLGACQKSPTVRRLVVKSSTNVYGSAPRDPAVFTETTPPKSLPSGGFAKDTVEVEGYVRGFARRRPDVAVCVLRFANILGPAADTPLASYFALPVLPTVFGYDPRLQFVHEDDVVEVLRIASHEPRRGTLNSGTFNIAGDGVLLLSQCSRRLGRPTVPLLLPAVTWAGSLVRTLGMTDFSPEQIRLLTHGRVVDTVQMRETLGFTPRYTTAETFADFARGQGPGLVPPEALAGAVDRIAALAAGGGGRTTTHSAN
- a CDS encoding helix-turn-helix domain-containing protein; the encoded protein is MAAAGERPLNEVQFLTVAEVASVMRVSKMTVYRLVHSGHLPAIRVGRSFRVPEQAVHEYLRDSYVGVETA
- a CDS encoding acetoin utilization protein AcuC; the protein is MSGRAQLMWDEAVTGYDFGPDHPMDPVRLALTRKLVGALGLDREVAVVAAKPAGESTLRLVHREDYIDAVKAASADPAGARGEYGLGTVDDPAFAGMHEVSALIAGQSVGAAEAVWRGDAEHAVNFAGGLHHAMPGGASGFCIYNDASLAIARLLELGAERVAYVDVDVHHGDGVQAAFWEDPRVLTISLHEHPRTLFPQTGWPEEVGAGAGEGSAVNVALPAGTGDPGWVRAFHSVVPELLAEFRPQVLVSQHGADTHFEDPLAHLAVSLDAQRAVQVACHELAHEYAGGKWVALGGGGYAVVDVVPRSWTHLVGIAAGRPVAPETVIPEGWRQEVFARTRQLGPQRMTDGRWPVSWASWDAGYDPADRLDQAVLATRRAVFPLRGLLP
- a CDS encoding phosphatase — encoded protein: MSTSGALRAHLLAVRLAGEVGTSREDSLRSYRLFAARDPRVLIGIDPEGAWGQPDLLRLMAEKCGVSADPGHTSGPDVIDPERTLAALDAFAGRIREAARRGAPVLFGTGHPQRLLGFYAGLADALSAAGCDVLTPAQGRCVDILTRFGLRTCAVDYARGVGLVRETDGGRPGCEPGVHCHSPLPVRVVLEAAAEGGGPLPELVVGDHGWVCGAGQLGFEAIGLADTDDPALFVGEAEGRVSVAVPVDDAVRSAHYRPLTRYVLKRACLSQ
- a CDS encoding lysophospholipid acyltransferase family protein, which encodes MADAKVIPFDDDRSRGGAAQRPARRRSTGSRRGSLGEAGELGEVQPLPGRVRAQEDGPVSREEEPLERSGADGPGGGLEKRVAAGLAFLRRRLTGDYDVDDFGFDEELTDQVLMSLLRPVYEKYFRVEVKGIENIPAEGGALIVANHSGTLPLDGLMMQVAVHDHHPADRHLRLLAADLVFVLPVVNELARKLGHTLACAEDAERLLGQGELVGVMPEGFKGIGKPFSERYKLQRFGRGGFVSTALRQGAPIIPCSIVGAEEIYPMLGNAKTLARLLGFPYFPLTPTFPWLGPLGAVPLPTKWTIQFGEPIPTDGYPAEAAEDPMLMFNLTDQVREQIQHTLYKLLVQRRSVFF
- a CDS encoding 30S ribosomal protein bS22, with amino-acid sequence MGSVIKKRRKRMAKKKHRKLLKRTRVQRRNKK
- a CDS encoding ECF subfamily RNA polymerase sigma factor, BldN family; translated protein: MYPHVGVDASGLATLRATVATVKETLRGLVPTAYAVPAFAAATPTGPCYALADGSAAVGRRGRSAGAGAATTARRPAADSDSARMMDLVERAQAGEAEAFGRLYDQYSDTVYRYIYYRVGGRATAEDLTSETFLRALRRIGTFTWQGRDFGAWLVTIARNLVADHFKSSRFRLEVTTGEMLDANEVERSPEDSVLESLSNAALLDAVRRLNPQQQECVTLRFLQGLSVAETARVMGKNEGAIKTLQYRAVRTLARLLPDDAR
- a CDS encoding MFS transporter, producing the protein MTDVLRRGRASLAFSFFAQGATFALLVTRIPAIQARYGVSDALLPLFLAAVPVLAGVGSVTTEQLVKRIRPSRLLRWSQPVVLLALLGAGAGGRIAGLAVALGAFGLAVGALDASMNMLGVSLQRSYGRSIMLSFHAAYSLGGILGASLAWVGAHWHLALWVSYLPVVVVLLPATLVGSRWYVDGDPAPLGEERGQGTGVVFKLLLPLCLVMTFAYIGDSTVSNWSAKYLKDVLGSSEQLATVPYNVYMVTTLLGRAIGDFGVRRFGAVAVVRLGTLVAAGGFAVVASAPGAWVGMIGFTLLGLGLCVLVPQTFAAAGRHAFENHGPGASDAAIARLNIFNYVGFLVGSPLVGALGEAWSYRGAMLVPMVLVLVTLVYARSFAAQPDRYGGGHERPRTADVGRGSNGL